The Podospora pseudocomata strain CBS 415.72m chromosome 1 map unlocalized CBS415.72m_1, whole genome shotgun sequence genome has a segment encoding these proteins:
- the PRE7 gene encoding Proteasome subunit beta type-6 (COG:O; BUSCO:EOG0926457R; MEROPS:MER0005692; EggNog:ENOG503NZ3T): protein MAMFSQNPLMNGPNYSFSEAPKFNALEGARQHRFDPYTDNGGSTLAIAGADFTIMAGDTRLTSGYSINSRFHPKVFKIGGTTSDQSDATLVLSVVGFAADGEALKERLDAICKMYRYRHGKPMSVKACAQRLSTILYQKRFFPYYAYAILGGLDEEGKGAVYSYDPVGSYEREQCRAGGAAASLIMPFLDNQVNFKNQFIPGSGEGHALQERERRPLTRQEVETLVKDAFDGAVERHIEVGDGLQMMIVTKEGIEEVILPLKRD, encoded by the exons ATGGCCATGTTCAGCCAGAACCCGCTCATGAACGGGCCCAACTACTCGTTCAGCGAGGCACCCAAATTCAACGCTCTCGAGGGAGCTCGACAGCATCGCTTTGACCC ATACACTGACAATGGTGGCTCGACCCTTGCCATCGCCGGCGCCgacttcaccatcatggcTGGCGATACCCGTTTGACCTCGGGCTACAGTATCAACTCTCGGTTCCACCCCAAGGTGTTCAAGATCGGCGGCACAACTTCCGACCAGAGTGATGCAACACTGGTTCTCTCGGTCGTAGGGTTTGCGGCGGACGGGGAAGCTCTCAAGGAACGGCTCGATGCCATTTGCAAAATGTACCGCTACCGCCATGGGAAACCCATGAGCGTCAAGGCGTGTGCACAGCGGCTGTCGACAATTCTTTACCAGAAGCGGTTCTTCCCATACTACGCCTATGCTATCCTTGGCGgcctcgacgaggagggcaagggagCCGTCTACTCATACGATCCAGTCGGCAGCTACGAGCGGGAACAATGCCGGGCAGGCGGTGCCGCGGCCAGTTTGATCATGCCATTCCTCGACAACCAAGTCAACTTCAAGAACCAGTTCATTCCGGGCAGCGGTGAAGGTCATGCTCTCCAAGAACGCGAGCGACGCCCTTTGACTCGTCAGGAGGTCGAGACTCTGGTGAAGGATGCCTTTGACGGGGCTGTCGAGCGTCATATTGAAGTCGGCGACGGACTGCAGATGATGATTGTTACAAAGGAAGGGATTGAGGAGGTCATTTTGCCGCTCAAGAGAGATTAG
- the STT4 gene encoding Phosphatidylinositol 4-kinase stt4 (COG:T; EggNog:ENOG503NUX7), whose amino-acid sequence MARDVRRKALERIAALAASDPASTSFDKSDLDRLCRVAPSHKRSFSGVNGHSAGGPPWPEAARIPMTIREYEVLIALCKSAPALRSAQSAQKLARHLVPYLLDSHVQAFAHSPFFRKIEPSPTESLSYHVTAALLSLGNRHADVQQTVADSISAFLNACAHATESVSPTDDDPAALEDATRTATITVALLGFLDAACAQTSFWRTGSRLGLVSRLRDLLSQPFLVAVETAFSIIRNFHSPDRHVKQWRRWTHHYEDAGRPLGAMLLQKSFMKLLVAATSLLVAEEDALRETHILDIIMSGRGLRRPLTARSSEGDFRSVELYATVAIDQMNYLESSADFDSLLPAKQKLAFAVKAYALVSYLNACTLNEDAADGEVLMAWLEEALGDPSGMANHELASVVLKSMALLCKVSPSYAINVSRLLPRFIVQSGAKSHIVVVASKCLAFVLQMLSKDAVITTLYTLGNVLSPGNERGLPGGPNGDGQDSSQIYAGRQSTGSSISFQFSGEEESAIVQGNVVQAICEIASACKDEKITGLAQSMLAQKIVKLSTPVDARIITGAASLALSGGQSEFRYLLKKYASVAHDAVVEHREALLHSVMKARNHISANIRADSPLYDTYLEHLLDGIISQGDAHTHQNHTRDSELELAAREIAQLLPPLATFMSANDFSLNDAADDDRRSMLRDAWFNIVVHGFTASTARGKESMKYLRIMAIHSPPLVLENRGEENESDIDLNPILRRGESTDRESLMKKHLAELVPSRSSEIKGLSYRKTVFLHAAFLVESLRADAGDCTKALSYFLEPSMRRGDVSRTMDGIMNAVVDRYLVKTINATNPAFTAQYAATQLAKIFSSCCHRIERVQQAAFSCADRMIDAIPSALCQRSSLFALLELLTLMWSSCLEAEIDRYEPRTTFKSNKGDVVVELSDDYQFRQLTLQNLYQKAKRWLSSAISIAPADVKGLLQTYLSEFDDDSAFGHISLGRSFAVEVGSTIPSTDQRLGSLDRLGDCLINTASDFMAQYTTRQEYRYSEALPDQSMEWMSLMRSDRRASYLPSPGNESADANTALAHIEKRALNRKITSVTDVRDILRRAAALLCRSNRDECSIAHYLVSIPFSMFTKQSIKLGISLWLGVMNENPRMEPRILAEIVQQWEFTIQKKMGLFSPTIASPDPFFQRQEFAPSDSAAMTKRKQTVHNLLAPHSRLLQFLSSHYNATRLGNPDTNHMFLRLLDVTLEAVKHSTPHPMAREIRFQVVLLGLRVLKTSSTMGAIAQYRLKDQILSAGLGWFEAPPRWSFGSNILQLKTEIYLISDVQTALAATTNIGAQSAGSIKSLAAKEKLLGLLLDSELSRLSVWVRPIDSSRPPSTFHHHHHHTGKESPFEASIHPLIRTAWAESPSLAVHLASRFPYPRILKEVRWLLLNFPAKAIKEPEALPILIDGSLPEDVTFQLKYMLFWAPVNPITAVTLFLPAYKNHPYLIQYAMRALESHSVDVTFFYVPQIVQTLRYDALGYVERYILETAQFSQLFAHQIIWNMKANAYKDDDSQIPDAIKPTLDKVMGHMVDSFSDEDREFYEREFSFFDEVTSISGKLKPLIKRSKPEKKQKIEEELRKIKVEVGVYLPSNPDGSVIGIDRKSGKPLQSHAKAPFMATFRIKKKKPELDEAEELLAEPVQENQSADHDNTIEVWQSAIFKVGDDCRQDVLALQMIAAFRGIFHSVGLDVYVFPYRVTATAPGCGVIDVLPNSISRDMLGREAVNGLYDYFISKYGNEDSLRFQQARNNFVKSMAAYSVISFLLQFKDRHNGNIMIDDAGHILHIDFGFCFDIAPGGIKFERAPFKLTSEMLAVMGGGADTQSFKWFEELCVKAFLASRQYTEKLSQIVLLMMDSGLPCFKPESVKHFKERFVLDKTEREAAEFMKGLIKKSYGSYSTGIYDQFQLLTNGIPY is encoded by the exons ATGGCCCGTGACGTTCGGCGGAAGGCCTTAGAGCGCATCGCTGCCCTGGCAGCCTCGGACCCAGCGAGCACTTCATTCGACAAGTCAGACTTGGATAGACTATGCAGAGTTGCCCCCAGCCATAAACGATCTTTTTCTGGCGTCAATGGCCACAGTGCAGGAGGGCCCCCTTGGCCAGAAGCTGCCCGTATTCCCATG ACTATTCGCGAATATGAAGTTCTTATTGCCCTTTGCAAGTCGGCGCCGGCTTTGCGCAGTGCCCAGAGCGCCCAGAAACTGGCCCGTCACCTTGTCCCGTATCTGCTCGACTCCCATGTTCAGGCCTTCGCCCATTCCCCCTTTTTCCGCAAGATCGAGCCGTCTCCTACCGAGTCACTGAGCTATCACGTTACCGCGGCTTTACTGTCCCTCGGAAATCGTCATGCCGATGTGCAGCAGACGGTGGCCGACAGCATCTCTGCCTTTCTCAATGCTTGTGCCCATGCCACCGAGAGTGTTTCTCCAACTGACGACGACCCAGCCGCTTTGGAGGATGCCACAAGAACAGCGACTATTACCGTTGCCCTGCTGGGATTCCTGGACGCTGCTTGCGCTCAAACAAGTTTCTGGAGGACCGGCAgccgcctcggccttgtTTCTCGGTTGCGAGACCTCCTGTCGCAACCCTTTCTGGTCGCCGTAGAAACCGCCTTCTCCATTATACGGAACTTTCACTCACCAGATCGCCATGTCAAACAGTGGAGGCGATGGACGCACCATTACGAGGATGCCGGCCGTCCATTGGGGGCCATGCTGCTGCAAAAGAGCTTCATGAAGCTCCTAGTGGCGGCAACCTCTCTTTTGGTCGCTGAAGAGGATGCTTTGCGGGAGACGCACATTCTGGACATCATCATGTCTGGCCGTGGCTTGCGCAGACCCCTTACGGCAAGGAGTTCCGAGGGAGACTTTCGTTCTGTGGAGCTGTATGCAACCGTTGCCATTGACCAAATGAACTACCTGGAATCCAGCGCAGATTTTGACAGCCTTCTGCCCGCGAAACAGAAACTTGCGTTTGCTGTCAAGGCTTATGCTCTGGTCAGCTACTTGAATGCGTGCACCCTCAACGAGGATGCCGCAGATGGCGAGGTCCTCATGGCGTGGCTAGAAGAAGCACTTGGCGACCCGTCCGGTATGGCAAATCATGAATTGGCGTCTGTGGTCCTCAAGTCCATGGCTTTATTGTGCAAGGTCTCTCCTTCATACGCCATCAATGTCAGCCGCCTGCTTCCTCGATTTATCGTCCAGAGCGGCGCCAAAAGTCAtattgtggtggtggcatcaaAGTGCCTCGCCTTCGTCCTGCAAATGCTTTCCAAGGACGCCGTTATTACAACACTGTACACACTCGGCAACGTCTTGAGTCCCGGCAACGAGCGGGGACTTCCTGGCGGTCCCAATGGAGATGGCCAGGACTCTTCTCAAATCTACGCTGGCAGACAGTCGACCGGCAGCTCCATATCCTTCCAGTTCTCTGGCGAAGAGGAGTCGGCCATTGTTCAGGGTAACGTGGTTCAGGCAATCTGCGAGATTGCAAGCGCGTGTAAGGACGAAAAGATTACCGGTCTCGCTCAGTCAATGCTTGCACAAAAGATCGTTAAGCTAAGCACTCCAGTCGATGCGCGGATCATTACCGGTGCTGCCAGTCTGGCTCTCAGCGGGGGGCAATCTGAGTTTCGCTACCTTTTGAAGAAATACGCCAGCGTGGCGCATGATGCCGTCGTCGAGCACAGAGAGGCACTTTTACACTCTGTCATGAAAGCTCGTAATCATATTTCAGCCAACATACGAGCAGACTCCCCGCTCTACGACACCTACCTAGAGCACTTGCTCGACGGCATCATCTCACAGGGAGACGCACATACGCACCAGAACCACACAAGGGACTCTGAGTTGGAGTTGGCTGCGCGTGAAATTGCCCAGCTGCTGCCTCCTCTGGCGACCTTTATGTCAGCCAATGACTTTTCCCTGAACGACGCCGCCGATGATGATAGACGTTCCATGCTTCGTGACGCATGGTTCAATATCGTCGTCCATGGCTTTACCGCGTCGACAGCCCGCGGAAAAGAAAGCATGAAGTATCTGAGGATCATGGCGATACACTCCCCGCCTTTGGTGTTGGAGAACCGCGGGGAGGAGAACGAAAGCGATATTGACCTAAATCCCATTCTCCGCAGAGGGGAAAGTACGGACCGGGAGTCTCTGATGAAGAAGCACCTTGCCGAATTAGTCCCCTCACGGAGCAGCGAGATCAAAGGATTGAGCTATCGCAAGACTGTTTTTCTTCACGCGGCTTTCTTGGTTGAGAGTTTGCGGGCAGATGCTGGAGATTGTACCAAAGCACTCTCGTACTTCCTCGAGCCCAGCATGAGGCGAGGTGATGTGAGCAGGACCATGGATGGTATCATGAACGCTGTCGTTGACCGCTACCTCGTCAAAACTATCAACGCTACGAACCCCGCCTTCACTGCGCAATATGCAGCCACGCAGCTCGCCAAGATCTTTTCCAGTTGCTGTCACCGAATTGAACGGGTTCAGCAAGCTGCTTTTAGCTGCGCTGACCGCATGATTGATGCGATACCCTCAGCCTTGTGCCAACGATCCTCGCTGTTTGCGCTACTCGAGCTCCTGACCCTGATGTGGTCCAGTTGCCTGGAAGCCGAAATTGATCGGTACGAGCCTCGAACCACCTTCAAGTCGAACAAGGGGGACGTCGTTGTGGAGCTTTCGGACGACTACCAGTTCAGACAGCTTACTCTCCAGAACTTGTATCAAAAGGCCAAACGGTGGTTGTCAAGTGCCATCAGTATTGCGCCAGCCGATGTCAAAGGGTTGCTCCAGACCTACCTCTCCGAATTTGATGACGATAGCGCTTTCGGTCACATCTCACTTGGCAGATCATttgctgttgaagttggCTCGACCATTCCATCCACGGATCAGAGACTTGGCTCGCTTGACAGGCTTGGGGACTGCCTCATCAATACCGCCTCTGATTTTATGGCACAATACACTACGCGCCAGGAGTACCGATACTCTGAGGCACTTCCTGACCAGAGCATGGAATGGATGAGCCTCATGAGATCAGATCGCAGGGCCTCATACCTCCCATCTCCTGGCAACGAAAGCGCAGATGCGAACACGGCTCTTGCCCACATTGAGAAGCGCGCGCTGAACCGCAAAATTACATCAGTGACAGACGTCCGCGATATCCTTCGCCGCGCGGCCGCCCTCCTCTGCCGGAGCAATCGTGACGAATGCTCCATTGCACATTATCTTGTCAGCATACCCTTTTCCATGTTCACCAAGCAGTCCATCAAACTCGGAATCTCTCTTTGGCTGGGGGTCATGAACGAAAACCCCCGAATGGAGCCACGTATCCTGGCCGAGATTGTTCAGCAATGGGAGTTCACCatccagaagaagatgggcCTTTTCAGTCCAACAATAGCTAGCCCAGATCCGTTCTTCCAGAGGCAGGAATTCGCCCCGAGTGACAGCGCCGCGATGACGAAGCGCAAACAGACGGTTCACAACCTTCTAGCACCTCACTCAAGGCTATTGCAGTTCCTCAGCAGTCATTACAATGCCACCCGTCTGGGTAACCCTGACACGAACCACATgttcctccgcctccttgatGTGACACTTGAGGCTGTCAAGcactcaacaccacacccaaTGGCAAGAGAAATTCGGTTTCAGGttgtccttcttggccttcggGTACTCAAGACCAGCTCGACCATGGGCGCGATTGCACAATATCGTCTGAAGGATCAGATTCTGTCAGCGGGCTTGGGTTGGTTCGAAGCTCCACCGCGCTGGTCGTTTGGAAGCAACATTCTCCAGCTCAAGACCGAAATCTATCTGATCTCTGATGTCCAGACTGCCCTGGCTGCCACCACGAATATTGGTGCACAATCCGCTGGGAGCATCAAGTCCCTTGCGGCCAAAGAAAAGCTCCTTGGACTGCTTTTGGACAGCGAGCTTTCTCGACTGAGCGTCTGGGTTCGCCCAATTGACTCGTCACGacctccatcaaccttccatcaccaccaccatcatacCGGCAAAGAAAGTCCATTTGAGGCTAGCATTCACCCCTTGATCCGAACAGCCTGGGCGGAGAGCCCATCTCTAGCCGTACATTTGGCAAGCAGGTTCCCGTATCCACGTATCCTTAAGGAGGTCCGCTGGCTTTTGCTGAACTTTCCCGCCAAGGCTATCAAAGAACCCGAGGCACTGCCTATTCTTATCGATGGTTCCCTTCCAGAGGACGTCACTTTCCAACTCAAG TACATGTTGTTCTGGGCTCCTGTTAATCCAATCACTGCCGTGACGCTGTTTTTGCCAGCATACAAGAATCATCCTTATCTTATTCAGTATGCTATGCGAGCATTGGAAAGCCACTCAGTGGATGTGACATTCTTTTACGTCCCTCAGATCGTACAGACTCTGCGCTACGATGCCTTGGGCTATGTCGAACGCTACATCCTCGAAACCGCACAGTTTTCACAGCTCTTCGCCCATCAGATCATTTGGAACATGAAGGCCAATGCTTACAAAGACGACGACTCGCAGATCCCCGACGCCATCAAACCGACGCTGGACAAAGTCATGGGCCACATGGTGGACAGCTTTTCGGACGAGGATCGTGAGTTTTACGAGCGCGAGTTTTCCTTCTTTGACGAGGTAACCAGCATCTCGGGGAAGCTCAAGCCGTTGATCAAGAGATCAAAGccagagaagaagcaaaagatcgAAGAGGAACTGCGAAAGATCAAGGTCGAAGTTGGGGTCTACCTTCCCAGCAATCCTGATGGCTCGGTCATTGGTATTGACCGTAAATCCGGTAAACCGCTACAGAGCCACGCCAAAGCACCCTTCATGGCGACCTTCCGtatcaaaaagaagaagcccgaGCTTGATGAGGCCGAGGAGCTGCTCGCGGAACCGGTACAAGAGAACCAAAGTGCCGATCACGACAACACAATTGAGGTTTGGCAGTCAGCCATCTTCAAGGTTGGCGATGATTGTCGGCAGGACGTGCTCGCCCTGCAGATGATCGCTGCTTTCCGAGGCATTTTCCACAGTGTTGGCCTGGACGTCTACGTGTTTCCCTACCGCGTCACGGCGACAGCGCCAGGCTGCGGCGTCATTGACGTTCTTCCCAACTCCATCTCACGCGACATGCTGGGCCGTGAAGCCGTCAATGGTCTCTACGATTACTTCATCTCCAAGTATGGCAACGAGGATTCGCTTCGGTTCCAGCAGGCACGCAACAACTTTGTGAAGAGTATGGCTGCCTACTCGGTCATCTCGTTTCTGTTGCAGTTCAAGGACCGCCACAATGGCAATATCATGATTGATGACGCCGGCCACATCCTCCACATCGATTTCGGCTTCTGCTTTGACATCGCGCCGGGCGGTATCAAGTTTGAGCGCGCGCCCTTCAAGCTGACGTCCGAGATGCTTGCCGTGATGGGCGGTGGTGCAGATACACAATCCTTCAAGTGGTTCGAAGAACTGTGTGTCAAGGCATTTTTGGCGTCTCGGCAGTACACGGAGAAGCTCTCGCAGATTGTGCTACTCATGATGGACAGCGGGCTACCTTGCTTCAAACCGGAGAGCGTCAAGCACTTCAAGGAGCGTTTTGTGTTGGACAAGACCGAACGTGAGGCCGCCGAGTTTATGAAGGGCCTGATTAAGAAGAGCTACGGCAGCTACTCGACCGGCATATATGACCAGTTCCAGCTGTTGACGAACGGCATCCCATACTAA
- a CDS encoding uncharacterized protein (EggNog:ENOG503NV93; COG:P), whose translation MSSPPTTRPMFPRSAFLLLQDEPPIAPMGHGALASLIRNRPAAALANPLSFGGRDEEEGATETVEDEAHRRDERRMSAILNSSHMRSMRLIGNSNPRYRWEKYWKTPEELAAMKKDIREYYERVNLLVQQYLYIDRLLDSSLPHDLLNEYNNMPASAFRGVEIPATITENSPTTSREPARKVKRTPKDIYRSTETTPLLQSNGGAAVDDDDDFENGGRAKPEIPWLEDDLVDSDAPIVTLAIYINFAANVILLAGKIAVIISVPSVSVLASLVDAVLDFISTVIVWVTTVLIRQQDQYRYPIGRRRLEPLGVLVFSVIMITSFVQVALEAIQRLLSPDRHIIELGNAAIGIMFGTIVIKGLCWLWCRMVKNSSVQALAADASTDVIFNAGSIAFPIVGYWARVWWLDALGGLLLSGVVIYNWSQTSYEHIRHLSGFSATADQRNILLYLTMRFAKTIKQIQGLQAYHAGDKLNVEVDIVLDASTPLKDSHDLSESLQYVLESVPIVDRAFVHVDYATYNLPTHMQQQGSS comes from the exons ATGAGTTCGCCACCGACAACGCGCCCCATGTTCCCGCGCTCTGcatttcttctcctccaagaTGAACCGCCAATTGCGCCCATGGGCCACGGGGCGCTGGCTTCGCTGATCAGGAATCGACCTGCAGCAGCATTAGCAAACCCTTTGTCTTTTGGTGGCCgcgatgaggaagaaggcgcGACTGAAACGGTTGAAGATGAGGCGCATAGGCGAGATGAGCGCCGCATGAGTGCCATCTTGAACAGCTCTCACATGCGCAGCATGCGCCTGATCGGAAATAGCAACCCACGATATCGATGGGAAAAATACTGGAAGACCCCAGAGGAGCTGGCCGCTATGAAGAAGGATATACGCGAGTACTATGAACGCGTCAACCTCCTGGTCCAACAGTATCTCTACATTGACCGCCTCCTGGACTCATCTTTGCCTCATGACCTGCTCAATGAGTACAACAACATGCCCGCATCTGCCTTTCGCGGTGTCGAGATAcccgccaccatcacggAAAACTCACCAACCACGTCACGGGAGCCCGCGCGCAAGGTAAAGCGGACCCCAAAGGATATTTACCGGTCTACCGAGACGACTCCTCTACTTCAAAGCAACGGCGGGGCAGCtgtggacgacgacgacgactttgAAAACGGAGGGCGTGCCAAGCCTGAAATCCCATGGCTTGAAGATGACCTCGTCGACAGCGATGCCCCCATTGTCACCTTGGCTATCTACATCAATTTTGCTGccaatgttattctcctaGCTGGCAAAAttgccgtcatcatcagcgTCCCGTCGGTTTCGGTGCTGGCCAGCTTGGTGGACGCGGTTCTTGACTTCATCTCAACCGTCATCGTATGGGTGACCACGGTTCTCATTCGCCAGCAGGATCAATATCGATATCCGATCGGAAGGCGGAGACTTGAGCCTTTGGGTGTTCTTGTCTTTTCCGTGATCATGATTACTTCGTTCGTTCAAGTTGCTCTGGAGGCCATCCAGCGTCTTCTTTCTCCCGATCGTCACATCATTGAACT GGGAAATGCTGCAATTGGAATCATGTTTGGTACCATTGTCATCAAAGGGTTGTGCTGGCTTTGGTGTCGCATGGTGAAGAACTCGAGCGTACAGGCCCT TGCGGCAGATGCGAGTACAGATGTGATATTCAACGCCGGATCCATTGCCTTCCCTATTGTGGGCTATTGGGCACGTGTATGGTGGCTAGATGCTCTCGGCGGCCTTTTGCTCTCCGGCGTTGTCATTTATAACTGGTCTCAAACATCCTACGAACATATCCGCCACCTCTCGGGCTTTTCTGCTACCGCAGACCAGAGAAACATTC TCCTCTACCTCACCATGCGCTTCGCAAAAACCATCAAGCAAATCCAGGGCCTACAAGCCTACCATGCCGGTGATAAGCTCAACGTCGAGGTCGACATCGTCCTCGACGCCAGCACTCCATTGAAAGACAGCCACGACCTGAG CGAGAGCTTGCAATACGTTCTGGAGTCGGTCCCCATTGTTGACAGAGCGTTTGTCCATGTCGACTACGCAACGTATAATCTTCCCACACACATGCAGCAACAAGGGTCTTCTTAA
- a CDS encoding uncharacterized protein (EggNog:ENOG503NU97) translates to MPRFPTFVKRKSTADSLENVAVTGPSFRVLERTEVSGGKSFDGGVRLTGKPHGAHRSTASEVTVDDNIFADLKPNRGSGSSNTTKTNSTDNSSRHSNASTAPSSADMGGQEDWRNNKKLHADIPVPPIPKSSSANFLKAAGRTFSFGGQKKQLPPAPEMQEDRPSSPVASDVPTAQTPVNGRSRATTTSTSTTVTSPRIDDNDFSLDLGGDFGKMILGSDKRSSVATVKDEQKGRQALAPRSLTASRLNQPSPLHIDMTTKVEASPYSWSSQHSNDQLIAPSSPSPPIKENLPPPVPRHTSPLAERKPSASPEAGPRKPLLAPKTPTPEEADGEDEEARLLRDSLSTANKFMTGSVISSHAPSTSRYRRDEDDDSLFDTTHSFSSKSASRFTAKKASPPSSNKVMTPAEFEKYRQDKERQDKERQQEAVSNKDKDDDDEDNYEDDEDDIERAKQQTKQRRKQEAHMAVYRQQMMKVTGESANLPSSRPSLQISFSTPNLPNIALASGANLAVAHASDPSDEDEEIPLAILAAHGFPNRNRPPTRLSTMASNPNLRASQQPSFQRPMSVTGDAVAGAGAGTPGRLPAFARNLPQDPFLGAGLVRNSVRESFALGGGAPAPGNPAGAIPPGGLINIIANEERNRAMRRGSPHIDGSASMPAMPGAGPFDPMTGMPSHLMYQNQAAPPMLTPGDQAQIQMTQQMQTFMQMQMQFMQIMAGQNGSAPTTPNGYLTTSQSAGSLGAMGPLPPMPGMGGAPEMRHSFLGNDSMLDLPTGRGGDAQMRTMSMVQPSSASWIQPLQHPGFAPSIMMQGGGYAPSIAPSERSNIGLPGRYRPVSHVPAPHVPVAPGHLRKSTTMSGAITQPTISVTKSGSGSDDDDEEGWAAMKAKREKKKSMWKSKKSSSIGGDLGSFIN, encoded by the exons ATGCCTAGGTTTCCCACTTTTGTCAAGCGGAAGTCAACCGCTGACAGCCTTGAAAATGTTGCCGTGACGGGCCCTTCGTTCCGGGTGCTCGAGCGTACCGAAGTCTCGGGGGGAAAGTCTTTCGACGGGGGTGTCAGATTGACGGGCAAGCCGCACGGCGCGCATCGGTCTACCGCGTCTGAAGTCACGGTTGACGACAACATATTCGCTGACCTCAAGCCCAACCG CGGAAGCGGATCTTCCAACACGACCAAAACGAACTCGACCGATAACTCGTCCCGTCACAGCAATGCCTCCACTGCCCCTTCGTCTGCCGACATGGGCGGACAGGAAGACTGgagaaacaacaaaaagcTGCACGCCGATATCCCAGTGCCTCCCATTCCAAAATCATCCTCGGCCAACTTTCTCAAGGCCGCCGGTCGCACGTTTTCATTTGGCGGGCAAAAGAAGCAACTACCCCCAGCACCCGAGATGCAGGAGGACAGGCCATCCAGCCCGGTCGCTTCCGATGTCCCGACAGCCCAGACGCCGGTAAATGGCCGATCGAGAGCGACCACCACTTCAACTTCCACTACTGTTACATCACCAAGGATCGACGACAACGACTTTAGTCTTGATTTGGGCGGCGACTTTGGCAAGATGATACTCGGAAGCGACAAGCGCTCAAGCGTGGCCACGGTCAAAGATGAACAAAAGGGCAGGCAGGCGCTTGCCCCCCGCTCCCTCACTGCGTCGCGATTGAACcagccctccccccttcacaTCGACATGACTACCAAGGTCGAGGCTTCGCCATACTCTTGGAGCAGCCAGCACTCCAACGACCAGCTAATCGCGCCGTCTAGTCCATCGCCCcccatcaaggagaacctccctcccccagtTCCTCGCCATACTTCGCCGCTTGCCGAAAGGAAGCCCAGTGCGTCGCCAGAAGCAGGCCCTAGGAAACCGCTGCTCGCCCCAAagacaccaacccccgaggaggctgatggcgaggatgaggaggcgagacTGTTAAGGGACTCTCTGTCCACTGCCAATAAGTTCATGACTGGGTCTGTCATCTCGTCTCACGCCCCTTCCACGTCGAGATATCGcagagatgaagatgacgacaGTTTGTTCGACACGACGCATTCGTTCTCTTCAAAATCTGCCAGCCGCTTCACAGCCAAAAAGGCCAGCCCACCTTCGAGCAACAAGGTAATGACCCCAGCCGAGTTTGAAAAGTATCGCCAGGACAAggaaagacaagacaaggAACGACAGCAGGAAGCTGTCTCAAACAAAGAcaaagatgacgatgacgaggacaactatgaggatgacgaggacgacatTGAAAGAGCGAAGCAGCAGACCAAGCAGCGTCGGAAGCAAGAGGCACACATGGCGGTATACCGGCAGCAGATGATGAAGGTCACTGGTGAATCTGCCAATCTACCTTCCTCAAGACCGAGCCTGCAAATATCTTTCAGCACCCCGAACCTCCCCAATATAGCCCTCGCCTCCGGCGCCAACCTAGCGGTTGCCCACGCTTCGGACCCTTcagacgaagatgaggagatTCCATTGGCTATTCTCGCTGCACACGGCTTCCCAAACAGAAACCGACCGCCCACACGCCTGAGCACCATGGCATCGAACCCCAACTTGCGCGCCTCACAACAACCTAGCTTTCAAAGGCCAATGTCGGTTACTGGAGATGCCGTGGCTGGAGCCGGAGCTGGCACCCCTGGACGTCTTCCTGCCTTTGCAAGAAATCTTCCCCAAGACCCATTTCTTGGCGCTGGTCTGGTTCGCAACTCTGTCCGCGAGAGCTTCGCTCTCGGAGGCGGCGCTCCTGCCCCCGGAAACCCCGCAGGCGCGATTCCTCCTGGCGGCCTGATCAACATCATCGCAAACGAAGAGCGCAATCGTGCAATGAGGCGCGGAAGCCCGCACATCGACGGCTCGGCATCGATGCCGGCCATGCCCGGGGCAGGTCCTTTCGATCCGATGACCGGCATGCCGTCACATCTCATGTACCAGAACCAAGCTGCTCCTCCGATGCTGACGCCAGGTGACCAGGCACAGATCCAGATGACGCAGCAGATGCAAACATTCATGCAGATGCAGATGCAGTTTATGCAGATAATGGCGGGCCAAAATGGCAGCGCTCCCACCACGCCCAATGGCTACTTGACTACCTCACAGTCAGCCGGCAGTCTCGGCGCCATGGGTCCTCTCCCACCAATGCCGGGGATGGGCGGTGCTCCTGAGATGCGTCATTCGTTTCTAGGAAACGACTCCATGCTGGATCTGCCCACTGGTCGGGGGGGCGACGCGCAAATGCGCACGATGAGCATGGTACAGCCAAGCTCGGCCTCATGGATACAGCCCCTGCAACATCCTGGCTTTGCCCCTTCGATCATGATGCAGGGCGGCGGATACGCTCCATCAATTGCCCCCTCAGAACGAAGCAACATTGGCCTTCCTGGCCGCTACCGTCCAGTCTCCCACGTTCCGGCACCACACGTTCCCGTGGCGCCAGGCCATCTCCGGAAATCGACCACCATGTCGGGAGCAATCACACAGCCCACAATATCGGTAACAAAGTCTGGAAGTGGCtcggatgatgacgatgaggaggggtgggcggCGATGAAGGCCAAGCgcgagaaaaagaagtcgaTGTGGAAGAGCAAGAAATCGTCGTCGATCGGTGGTGATCTGGGTTCATTTATCAACTGA